From the Heptranchias perlo isolate sHepPer1 chromosome 26, sHepPer1.hap1, whole genome shotgun sequence genome, one window contains:
- the snip1 gene encoding smad nuclear-interacting protein 1 produces MEGQGQGQGRRKATHSPGRDRVRIKSEGAAPKHRHSSSGSSGGSLSPPGHWKSRSPARRNPAPAQHQQHSRPQGKWKRERHDHPRREHDERRHRVRSEGNEHRRKKDGERDRHREWSDRGRAHSKRNGGSHAEAGVSGRDREAQQLSDQQAEREYYNERRRQNRNQCQTLGDENPESESNDSQANSGNAAQVKEEPNFELSGALVEDTNTFRGVVIKYNEPPESRIPRKRWRLYPFKNDEPLPVMHIHRQSAYLLGRQRRIVDIPIDHPSCSKQHAVLQYRLVEYSRSDGTTGRRVRPYIIDLGSANGTYLNNQRIEAQRYYELREKDVLKFGFSSREYVILHEFSDTAEVDEKEEQNDEDEGVES; encoded by the exons ATGGAGGGCCAGGGCCAGGGCCAGGGCCGCCGCAAGGCCACGCACAGCCCCGGCCGCGACAGAGTGAGAATCAAAAGCGAGGGGGCGGCTCCCAAGCACCGGCACTCGAGTTCCGGCTCCTCCGGGGGCAGCCTGTCACCGCCCGGACACTGGAAGAGCCGCTCCCCGGCCAGGAGGAACCCGGCACCGGCTCAGCACCAGCAACATTCGCGGCCCCAGGGCAAGTGGAAGCGG GAACGGCACGACCATCCGCGACGGGAACATGACGAAAGACGTCACCGAGTCCGCTCTGAAGGGAACGAGCACCGTCGCAAGAAGGACGGCGAGCGAGACCGACACAGAGAGTGGTCAGACCGGGGGCGAGCCCACAGCAAAAGGAATGGCGGGTCTCATGCGGAAGCTGGCGTGAGCGGCCGAGACAGGGAGGCTCAACAGCTGAGCGACCAGCAGGCCGAGAGAGAGTATTACAACGAGAGGAGGCGCCAGAACCGCAACCAGTGCCAAACGCTCGGTGATGAGAATCCTGAATCTGAGTCGAACGACAGTCAGGCTAATAGCGGCAACGCAGCACAGGTGAAAGAGGAGCCAAATTTTGAGTTATCTGGTGCCCTTGTGGAAGATACAAACACCTTTCGTGGAGTGGTGATAAAATACAATGAACCCCCAGAGTCTCGGATCCCAAGGAAACGATGGCGTCTTTATCCATTCAAAAATGATGAGCCGCTCCCTGTCATGCACATTCATCGTCAGAGTGCCTATCTTTTGGGCCGGCAACGTAGGATAGTGGATATCCCGATTGACCATCCCTCCTGCTCCAAGCAACATGCAGTGCTACAGTACAG ACTTGTGGAGTACTCACGGAGCGATGGcacaactggcaggagggtgagACCATACATCATCGACCTGGGTTCTGCCAATGGCACATACCTTAACAATCAGCGCATTGAAGCACAGCGATACTACGAACTCAGAGAAAAGGATGTGCTGAAATTCGGCTTCAGCAGCAGGGAGTACGTCATTCTGCACGAATTCTCGGATACTGCTGAGGTGGATGAAAAAGAAGAGCAGAACGACGAGGATGAGGGAGTTGAAAGTTAA
- the dnali1 gene encoding axonemal dynein light intermediate polypeptide 1 — MIPPIDSLLKYDHPLLVSRNTEKKSAKARPLKVSPQQPMSTSPVPSPPKTKPLSIDVSKQTEEILNAILPPREWTENAQLWVQQVSSTPCTRIDVVHLQEQLDLKLQQRQARETGICPVRRELYSQCFDELIRQVTINCAERGLLLLRVRDEIRMTISAYQTLYESSVAFGMRKALQAEEGKTDMEKKIIDLESEKKELERQLNEQKAKSEAIEKRENERRQVEEKKHAEEIQFLKRTNQQLKAQLEGIISPRK, encoded by the exons ATGATCCCCCCAATAGACTCACTGTTGAAATATGACCATCCACTGCTCGTCAGCAGGAATACAGAGAAAAAGTCCGCCAAG GCTCGTCCCTTGAAGGTGAGTCCCCAGCAGCCTATGTCCACATCACCAGTTCCAAGTCCTCCAAAAACCAAACCACTTTCAATAGACGTCAGCAAGCAGACTGAGGAGATTTTAAATGCAATTTTGCCACCCAG AGAATGGACGGAAAACGCACAGCTGTGGGTTCAGCAGGTATCCAGCACTCCCTGCACTCGGATCGATGTTGTCCATCTGCAGGAACAACTAGATCTCAAGCTGCAGCAGCGGCAAGCTCGAGAGACTGGAATTTGCCCAGTCCGCAGGGAGCTCTACTCGCAATGTTTTG ATGAACTGATCAGACAGGTCACCATCAACTGTGCCGAGCGTGGATTACTGTTGTTGAGAGTCCGCGATGAGATCCGTATGACCATTTCTGCCTATCAGACATTATACGAAAGCAGTGTAGCTTTTGGGATGAGGAAAGCTCTGCAAGCAGAAGAGGGCAAAACTGATATGGAGAAAAAG ATCATTGATTTGGAATCagaaaagaaagaactggagAGACAGCTGAACGAGCAGAAAGCGAAGTCTGAAGCGATTGAGAAGCGGGAGAATGAAAGGCGGCAAGTGGAGGAGAAGAAGCACGCAGAGGAAATACAGTTTCTCAAACGAACCAATCAGCAGCTTAAG GCACAACTGGAAGGCATAATTTCTCCAAGGAAATGA